CAGCCTGGGCGTTCCGGTCCTAACCATCCCGGGCAACCACGACCACGGCGGACCCGGGAGTGTTTGGGAACAGGAGTTCTTTCGCCGGGAACGGCGCGACTTGGCTCCGAATCTGAGGGTCCTGGCCGAGTCCGGGCCGGCGGAAGTGGCCGGGGCCAGCGTTTTTCCCTGCCCTCTGGCGCGAAGGATGGAGACCAGGGACACCTTGGAGTGGCTTCGTTCGGGCGAGGACTTGGCCCGATTCGATGGGCCGAGGATCATTCTGGCCCACGGAAGCGTCCACGGTTTCGGGGGCGATGACGGGGAGGCCTCGGACTATGCGGCCAATCGCCTGGACCTGTCCCGACTGCCAGCCGGAGAGTACGAT
Above is a genomic segment from Deltaproteobacteria bacterium containing:
- a CDS encoding DNA repair exonuclease, whose translation is MKFIHTSDLHIGRPFAGIADERKRILVQQERLEVLDRIGHLAVREEAAFILVAGDLFDSPTVDKATVSAALARIGSLGVPVLTIPGNHDHGGPGSVWEQEFFRRERRDLAPNLRVLAESGPAEVAGASVFPCPLARRMETRDTLEWLRSGEDLARFDGPRIILAHGSVHGFGGDDGEASDYAANRLDLSRLPAGEYD